The DNA region GCCCTTTAGCAACCTTTCCAAGCGGCCTGTGTCTTACTATTATGAAACAAAATAGTAAGCTGCCCTTTCAAACTATCGGTGAAGAAATCGCCAATTCCATACTCCATGGATTCGGGGCCTTCCTGGCCATTGTGGGACTCGTTCTTTTGGTACTCCGGGGCAATGGCTACCTGGGTGTTGCCGCCGCCGGGGCTAAAACCATCACATCCTATGTGGTTTTTACCGGGGCCATGTTCTGCATGTTTCTGGCTTCCACCTTGTACCACGGTATTCAGCATGTGGAGGCCAAGCGTATCCTCCGCATTCTTGATCATTCCGCCATCTACCTTTTTATCGCCGGCTCCTACACCCCCTTCTGCCTCATCGGCCTCAAAGGCGCTTGGGGCTGGGCTATCTTTATCGCCGAATGGGTCCTGGCTGCTGCGGGGATCACCCTCCATGCGGTCAACTTTCGGGCTTTGAAAAAGGTTGAGCTTATTGTTTATCTGCTCATGGGCTGGGCCATCGTGATTGCCACGATTCCCCTGGTCAGGTCCATCTCCCACATTAGCCTCATTTTGCTGGCCGCCGGGGGCGTGGCTTATACCCTGGGAGCCCTCTTTTACCGCAAGCGTGAGATCCGGGGCACCCATGTCACCTGGCACGCCTTTGTCCTGGTTGGGGCTATCTGCCACTGGCTATCGATTTGGTGGCTGTAGGGAGCGCCCCATCTTGCCTTCCCTGAAGCTTACAAATTTGTTATAGTATCCCCATGGCAACAACCGTTGACGATAAAAAAATTATTTATTCCATGCACCGGGTCTCTAAAAAACACGGGACCAAGCAGGTGCTCAAGGATATCAGCCTCTCCTACTTTTACGGGGCAAAGATCGGCGTAATCGGCTTGAACGGGTCGGGGAAGTCCAGCCTTCTGAAGATACTGGCCGGGGTGGACACGGAATTTTCCGGGGAAAGCTCCGCAAGTCCGGGGTTTAACATCGGGTTTCTGGAACAGGAGCCGGTCCTGGAGGCCGGGAAGACCGTGAAAGAGGTCGTTTCCGAGGGGGTCCAGGAGTTGGTGGACCTTTTGGCGGAATTTGACAAGGTGAGCGAGGCTTTTGGGGATCCCGATGCGGATTATGACAAACTCGGAGCCAGGCAGGCTGTCTTGCAGGAGCAGATCGAGGCCGCTGATGGCTGGAACCTGGACAGCCGGCTTGAACTGGCCATGGACGCCCTGCGCTGCCCCCCGGGGGAACAGGTGGTGGATGTCCTTTCCGGGGGCGAGCGGCGGCGGGTTGCCCTGTGCCGGCTCCTGCTGAAAAAGCCGGATATCCTGCTCCTGGATGAGCCTACCAACCACTTGGATGCGGAGACCGTGGCCTGGCTGGAACGGCATTTGCGGGAATACGATGGCACGGTTATCGCCGTTACCCATGATCGCTACTTTTTGGACAATGTGGCCGGATGGATCCTGGAACTGGACCGGGGCGAGGGGATTCCCTGGAAGGGGAACTATACGGGCTGGCTGGAACAGAAACAGGCCCGGATGGCCCAGGAAGAGAAGGGCGAAAGCGAGCGGCGGAAGACCCTGGAACGGGAGCTTGAGTGGATACGCATGAGCCCCAAGGGCCGGCACGCCAAGAGCAAAGCCCGGATCACCCAGTACGAAAAACTTTTCCAGGATGACGGCCGGGAAAAAATCCGGGAGAACCGGATCACCATCCCCGCCGGGCCCCGGTTGGGCCAACTAGTGGTCGAGGCCAAGGGGCTGTTAAAGTCCTTCGGGGATCGACTGCTCTTTGAAAACATGGAATTTGCCGTGCCGCCCGGGGCCTGCGTGGGGATCATCGGCCCCAACGGCGCAGGAAAGACCACCCTGTTTAAAATTATCACCGGCCAGGAAACGCCTGATGCCGGTACTCTCCGCCTAGGGGACAGCGTTAAGCTGGCTTATGCGGACCAGATGCGGACCAGTCTGGACGGGGAAAAGACCGTGTGGGAGCAGCTTTCAGGGGGTCTGGACATTATCAAGCTGGGATCCGACCAGGGCTCAGGGGTCAAGGAAGTCAATTCCCGGGCCTACTGTTCCTGGTATAACTTTTCCGGCGGGGACCAGCAGAAAAAGGTGTCGATACTCTCCGGCGGAGAGCGGAACCGGCTCAACCTGGCCATGATGCTCAAGGAGGGAGCCAATGTGCTGCTCCTGGACGAGCCCACCAACGACCTGGACGTGAACACCCTCAGGGCCCTGGAAGAGGCGGTGGATACCTTTGCAGGGGTAACCCTGGTGATAAGCCACGACCGCTGGTTTCTGGACCGGATCGTCACCCACATCCTGGCCTTTGAGGACGGGGAAGTCATCTGGTATGACGGAAACTGGTCCGAATACGCCGAATGGCGGCGTCAGAAATTAGGCGCCGAGGCGGACAGGCCCCACCGTTACGTGTACCGGAAACTGGAGCGCTAGACCTTGATTGCATCAATAGAGGCCTGAAGGCACTGCTTGATAAAGCGGTGAATAGCGAGCTTGCTGTTGTCGGCTATGCTTTTAGGGTCAAAGAGGAGTATCCAGATATACTGGCTGTCAAAACGGGGGCCCATGAAGACCATATCCGCCATGGCAAGGGATCCGTGGAGCTTTAGCTGTACCCCCTTGAGCTGGGAATTTTGCCTGAGCTCATAGAGCTTACTTACCCGCACCGCAAAACCCGCTGAGCTGATGTCCAGGAGTTTGCCTTCGATAATTTCCCCGCCCTTCTTGCAGTTCATGGTCGCCAGGCCCTCTTCGACAACGGCCCTAAAACATTGCCGCCGGCCCTTGGCTTCATTCGCCAGCAGGGCGGTAAAAATAATCTGGGTGCTTTCCTTGGCCCCTAGTTTAAGCTGTATGTAGCCGCAGGGGACCAAAAGCTCCATGAGGTATTTTTGCATAAGTTCCCGGTCATTGTTGTAGGACATAATCCCCAGCCGTACCTCGGTATCCGGGTCTTCCTGTATCTCCGTAATATATGCTTCCCATTCCTTTTCTTCCAGCCGCTCATCTATATTGATGAACATGATGGACCCGGGAAAGCGTTTTATAAGGGTCCTGGCCCGTTTGTGGTCTCTGAGTATGTATATTTCGTAGCCACTCATAATGAGCTCATCCACCATGGCATCCTGGATAACGCTGTGGGGATATAAAAAAAACACTTTTCTGCCTTCGAGCTTCTGCTGTTCCATAGAAGTATATACTAGCACATATTTGTATATTGACACAATTATTCTTTAAGGGTATTTTATCTGTGAAATATTTCACAAGGTATGGTAATGGCACAAATTCCTGAACCGGCAAAAGAACGTCTTCTCTACCTGATGCGGCTCCTCGAAAAAAGGGGGGAAGCCCGCATTACCTCAGGAGAGATAGAGTCCATCACCGGCTGGTCCAGCCATACCATACGAAAGGATATTTCCTACCTGGGAAATGCCGATGAGGGCGCCTGTGTCCCTGATACAGCCGCCGGAGCTTCAGCCGAGACAGCCCTTCCGGAAAGCGAAGCCAGCCTTGGGAACAGTGCGGGCTACAATCCCCGTAGTCTTATCGCTGCCATCAGACAAGCTCTGGGTCTTGGGGGGCGCCGCCGGCTCTGTGTGGTCGGCCTGGGCCGGCTCGGATCGGCTTACCTGAACTTTCAGGGTTTTAGCCACCACGGGGGGACACCGGACCGGGTTTTAGCCGGCGAGCTTCCTGGGGATTTGGCTGAATTTGAACTGGCCGCAGGGTTTGACAGTAATGTCAACCGGGTGGAGATTCTTAAGTCCCCGGCGCCCCTGTACCCGGCCTTTAAGATGGGTGAGGTGATTAAGCGCTTTTCCATCGAGATAGCCCTGCTCTGCGTGCCCGGGGACGCAGCCCAGGCCGCGGCGGAAAAACTGGCCGTCGCAGGTATTCGGGGTATCGTCAATTTTGCCCCAGTGGCTTTAAAACTGCCCCCGGAGATTGCGGTCCGTAATGTTTATATAGTAGATGAACTGCGCGCTCTGGCGGTGAAAATTAAATGAAAGCACAGGCTTAGTCCTGCACTGAAGGAGTTTTTATGCGGGTATACAACTTTGCCCCCGGACCCTCGACCTTGCCCCTGCCGGTATTGGAGCGGGCTGCGGCGGAAATGACCGATGTCAACGGCACGGGCCAGTCGGTAATGGAGATGAGTCACCGATCCGGGGCCTTCAAGCCCATTATCGAAAAGGCAGAAGCCCTGCTCCGGGAACTGATGGGCATCCCTGCCAACTACCGGGTGCTCTTTGTCCAGGGCGGCGGGTCTTTGCAGTTTTCCATGGTCCCCCTCAACCTGGGCGGAATTGAGCCGGGGGCGCCGAAAAAAAAGGCGACCTATGTGGAAACCGGCATCTGGTCCAAGAAGGCCGCTGAGGAGGCGTCCAAATACCTGGACGCGGTAACCCGGGCAAGCTCGAAGGATAGGGCCTACTCCTATATTCCTGTAGCCCCTGCCCCGGCGCCGGATGATGCCTATTATCACATCACCCTGAACAACACCATTGTAGGGACCAAATGGCCGAGCCTTCCGGAAACCGGCGCTATCCCCCTGGTGGCGGATATTTCAAGCTGCATCCTTTCCGAGCCGCTGGACATTAGCCGTTTCGGCCTGGTTTATGCGGGGGCTCAGAAAAACCTCGGCCCTGCGGGAACCACGGTGGTCATTGTCCGGGAAGACCTGATCGGCCGAGCCCCCTCCTGGACACCGGCCCTGCTCCGTTATGATATCTACGCCGCCGAGGGTTCCATGTACAACACCCCCCCCTGCTACGGCATCTACATCATCGGCCTGGTTCTGGAATGGCTCAAAGCCTTGGGTGGCCCTGTTGCCATGGCAAAACTGAACCACGAAAAGGCGGATCTGTTTTATGCGTACCTGGACAATTCCTCCTTTTTCCGTTCCCCGGTGGAAAAATCCAGCCGCAGTCTTATGAACATCCCCTTTGTCAGCACCATTACTGATTCCGGGCACCGGGGAGAACTGGAAACCCGTTTTGTTAAAGAAGCCGAGGCCCAGGGCCTGGTAAATCTGGCCGGTCACCGTCTGGTGGGAGGTATGCGGGCCAGTTTTTATAACGCCATGCCCATAGAAGGTGTAAAGGCCCTGATCGCCTTTATGGAAAAATTTGAAAAGAGCGAAAAGTAAAAGTAAAAAGGAGATGCACCGTGTTTCGTATACGTACATTGAATAAAATTTCCCCCCTGGGGCTGGACCTGTTTCCCCGGGACCGTTATGAGGTGGCCAGCGAGATACCGAACCCCGACGCCATCCTGGTGAGGAGCGCGGATCTCCATTCTGTGGAAATTCCTGAAACCGTGATAGCCATAGCCCGGGCAGGGGCGGGGTTCAACAATATCCCTGTTTCCCAATGCAGCGACAGGGGAGTGGTGGTGTTTAACACCCCCGGGGGTAATGCCAATGCCGTAAAGGAGCTTGCCATAGCAGCATTGCTGCTTTCTTCCCGGAAAATTCTGGGGGGGATAAACTGGATGGCTTCCATTGCCGGTAAGGCCGATGAGGTTCCGGATCTGGTGGAAAAGGAAAAATCCCGCTTTGAGGGGCCTGAAATCCGGGGAAAGACCTTGGGAGTGGTGGGCCTCGGCGCCGTGGGGGTGATGGTGGCCAACGATGCCATTGCCCTGGGCATGGAAGTTATCGGTTACGATCCTTTCATATCCGTTGATGCAGCCTGGAACCTGTCCCGCTCGGTTCAGCGAGCGGATACCCTGGAGGGGCTTCTGTCCCGCTCGGATTATGTCAGCCTCCACCTCCCCCTCAGTGAAACTACCAAGGGACTCCTGAATGCAGACAAATTTCGGCTCATGAAAAAAGGCGCACGGGTCATCAACTTTGCCCGGGGAGGGCTGGTAAACGAGGCGGACATTATCGCCGCCTTGGATGCAGAAAAACTCTCCGCCTATGTCACGGACTTTCCATCCGCAGAACTTCTATCTAATAGTAAAGTCATCTGTGTCCCCCATCTGGGGGCCTCTACCCCGGAAGCGGAAGATAACTGTGCTATCATGGCAGCACAGCAGCTCATGGGATTTCTGGAATCCGGGAGTATTAAAAATTCAGTGAACTATCCGCGGTGTCAACTGGACCAGCGAGCCCCCTTCAGGCTATTGGTGATCAATCGGAACATCCCCAATATGGTGGGGCAGATCACTACTACCCTTGCGGGAATGAGCATTAATATTACAGACCTTATCAATCACCACCGGGAGGACTACGCCTACAATATTATTGATACGGAACAACAGATACCCGAAGAAGCCCTTGCCAAACTCCAGGCGGTGGATGGAATCATCCGGGTGCGGACCATAGCGAAGGGAGAGTAAAAAAACTAAAAAAAACCCCAGGCGCATTGTATCGCGGGATGCGCCTGGGGTAAACATGGAGAGTATGCTTTTTTTAAATAACCCATATACCTTTCTGAGTTTTACTGTGCACGGAAACTCCGTGCAAGTGGTGTTTTTGCCGAGAGAGGTGAACGACAAAAACACCCTCAGTATTGGCCAATAATTAAGTTGCCAGCCTTTTGCCCAGTTCGGAGCATTTAGCCAGTTCCGCTTCCCCGGGCACAAGCTGGGCGATAATCCCTTCGCCGTCAAGTTTTGCCCCCAGTCCCTTCATCCTGTCAGTCCAGCTACGCATCCACTGACCGTCCCCCCAGTCATAGGACCCAAAGAGCCCCAAGGGTTTATCCTTCAGAATATCCGCCCCCAGGGAGGCGATGAAGGGTTCCATCTCATCTTCTTCAATAAGTTCATCCCCCATAGCCGGGGATCCAAAAGCCAGGGCATCCGCCGACTTTACCAGTTCCGCTAAGCCCGCTTCCGGGGTCTTGAGAATCGCCTCGCCACCCCCATCGGTAACCCCCTTGGCCACCGATTTGGCCATGGTCTCAGTATTGCCGCTGCTGCTCCAATATACGATTAAAACCTTTTTCATATACAAATTCCTTTAGTTAGTTTTTAATAACAATCTTATATAAAACTAACATATATCATCGGAAAAACTTTGTAAAGGGGTTTTTGCAAAAAATTTACAAAAATTTAATAATTATTGATAATTTTAAAAAAAGGCGGAAAATATGAAATATATAAAGGCATTTTAATTAATCATTCCAGGGCGAAAGGTAATGCTGTGGGCGGGGGCGTTTTGTCCCGGGCCAGGAGCCGCAATTGGTGTGCAGCCCAGTGGGAAATGAGGAGTTTAAGCCGCTCATAGGAGTTGAATTCATCATCCAGCACTAATTCCGAGAGGACTATCCGGATCAGCTCATGGATTTGCTCATCCGGGAGTTCCAGTATCCACCGTGACAGGGGGGCGCCCCTGGATTCGTTCATGTAAGCCCCTACCGCAGGCTGCAGCGCCTTGGCCTGTTTGGTATTGAAAAGGCGTTTATCCTGCTGGGAAGCCCTCTGGCCCTTCTGTTCCGCCATGTAAGCCTCGAAGGCAATTTCGGCTTCGTCTATGGCCAAAATGGGCGCCCGGGATAGATCCTCCAGCAAATGGACCAGCAGGGGATAAAATTTATTCTGAATGTCCAGGATGCTTGCCATGGCCAGGATCACTTCGTCCCGGAGGTAGGGCGGGGGGTCCGTCACCCGCAGGGTATCCAGGAGAGTTGTAAGAGAAGTAGGGGAGCCGTAGAGCCCCAGGGCTTCAACCCCCATCATTTTAAGCCGGGGATTTTTTGTTTTGAAGATGATCCGTTCTATCTGGGGGCGGAAAGCTTCGTCCCGGAGCTTCGCCAGGGCGATCATGGCCTCCCCAGCCAGCATATAGTCCTTGGAAACCGCCAGTTCCTGGAGCACCGGTATGGCGGAGAAGTACCCGTGGTTCCCCAGGATGCGGGCGGAGAGGTAGGCGGTGGTATAGGGATTGTTGACCAGATCTGCCATCAGTGCCTGTTCCCCGTCTTCGCCAAGGTTTTCCATGGCCCCCATGGCCCGAATGGCGTCTGAGCGGGTGGCAAGCCGGGGGGATTTGGCCTTTTCCAGAAGCCCTGCCAGGGCCAGCTTTGAGGGGGAGTCATACAGGGCTTCCAGGAGGATTTCCTCTTCTTCGGAATCTTCGGATTTCTTCAGCTTGTCCAGGAGGGTGATGGCCCGGAGATCCCTGTAGGAGAACATTATTTCTAGAGCCCCCTTTAGCGGAAGGGAACCCAGGGACACCAGTTTCTTCTGAAAGTAGAAAACCACCGCGAGGATTATTAATAGAAGAACAAAAAGCACCTTAAAGGTAAGGAATACTGAAAGGCCGAGCAGAGTGAAGGTATCCAGGAACAGCCCTGCCAGGAAGGAGCCCCCGGCGCCGGCGATACCAAAGATGAAAAAGTAGAGGATGCCAAGGTCCAGCATCTCCTCTGCGGGGATCAGGGTGAGAAAATAGGTCTGGGCAATCCCTTCAGCGCCGACGAAACCGAAATTTACCATGAAAAACAGGAAGCTCAGGTAGGGTATGACCGAAAAGGGGTTGTCCACCGCCCCCAGGGGAAAGAACACCGCCGGGAGAAGGCTGATAAAGCCCACGATGATGCAGGTAAGGTACAGGGGCTTGGCCCCGATCCGGTCCACCAGGAATTTGATGATCGTCCCCATCATCAGGGCGCCCAAGCCCCCGAATACCGTATATAGGGACACCATGCCATCCCCCTGGGAGAACACCTCCCTAGCGTAAACGACGATGAATATACGGGCAATGGCGGAAACCAGGGCAACCAGGAGGAAAAGGATCATAAAGTTCCGGAAAGCGGGCTTGGAAAAAGCGTTCCTGGTAACCGTCCAGAGACCGCCCACTGTTTTTTTCGACTCCTTGGGAGGTTCGGGAATTTTTTGGAGTTTTATGCCGCTGAACACCCCTCCCACAATGCCTGCCGCCATGATAAGCGCATAGAGTCCAAGGGAGGGATTCCGCCCCAAGAGCATGGCCAGGGCAAAACTGGCAAACATGGCCACCGCGTTGTTGATGATCTGGATCAGGGTCATATAGCTGCCCCGGTCAGGTCCCACCGCCAACTCGTCAAGTACCGGATTGTTGGCGATCAGCCCTATACCCCGGAAGAAATGAAACAGGCTTACCCCCAGGATGGTCAGGCTCAAGGCGGCGCTATGGCGGCCTGCAGCTTCCATAAAGGGTACAAAGAGCAAGGGTATTATGGAAACGGACCGCAGCATCCAGGTTATGGAGTATATCTTTACAATAGGAAAGATTTTACAGAGGCTTTTTCCCAGGGGCAGGAAAAAATATGAGATATACACCAGGGCGTTGAGGAGCCCGATCATGGTGGAAGACGCATTAAGCCGCATGGCGAAAAGGGTGATGATATTCCCCGCTATCAGGGCATAGGAAAGGGCGTTAAAGAAATTGAAGACATTGTACTGATCCCGAGCTTTTCCAAGGCGGTAAGGCGAGAGTGCTGCTGGCATATATGTAAGTAATACCCCTTGGCCGGGGAAATATCAAGACGTTATTCGGGCAACAGCGGTATCCTGGCCACTTGATGGAAAGAAGCTGCTATGGTATAAATTTTGTTGTACCTAGCGGGGGGAAGAGAACATGGGCGCGGAGAAAGGTAAGCGGTATAAGCTCATCGCGTGTGAGATTTTCAGAACCGAAGTGGAAACCCTGGTTCCTCAATGCGGTAACCATGTGGACGTTGAGATTTTGCCCATCGGTCTTCATTCGATTGGTAAGGAAAAAATGTCGGCGGAACTTCAGACGGCCCTTGATAGGGTGGACGTTTCCCGTTACGATGCGGTGCTTCTCCTCTATGGTATGTGCAGTTACGGTACCTGCGGGCTGCGTTCGCCGCTTCCCATGGTCATTACCAAGGCCCATGATTGTATTACCCTTTTTATGGGCTCCCGATCTTTCTATAAAGAATACTTTGACGCCCATCCGGGGACATTCTATGCAACCTCGAATATCATGAACAGTGATCTTAGTCTGGACCGTATAGCGGTGAAATACGATGAACAGGTAGCTTCTTTTAAAGAAAAATACGATGGTGAAGACTTGGAATACCTCCTGGAAACCTTAAGCGATCCCCTCAAAGACTACAGCCGCATTGCTTATGTGAATAATGGTGTCGGGAATATTGAAGATGGGATGAAAAAAACCGCCGCCTTCGCGGAGTCACGTTCATGGACCTTTGATGAAGTTGCAGGCAATACTTCCCTTATTGAACGTCTCCTTGCGGGGGATTGGGATGAAAATGTTTTCCTGGTTGTTCCTCCGGGGAAAACTCCGGGCCCCAGCTATGAAGAGGATGTTCTTCATACGGTCTGATGTCAGCAGAAACCCAATATAACCACGTAGAGTCTATACTCCTCAAAAATATTGACGACCCCACTGCACTTTTTGTATTCCCAACAGATATCGCGGTGAGTCATTGGGTAGACCAGCTTTTGACTTTGCGTGGCGGCGGGACCGTTGCAATGGACCAGTTTACTGCCTGGGATACCTTTAAACAAGAATCTATAAGGGCACAAAAACAGGATAAGAAAAGTGTGCCCGCAGTTTTACGGAAAATCTTTGTGAGCCGTCTGATTCAGGAAAACAGTGAGCTTTACAGGGCCGGGGGGGCGCCTTTATTCACCTTTCTTATACCCCCCGAATATGCCTATGCCGGCGCCTCCTTTGTTTCCTGGTTTACCAGGATACTGCCCCAGCTTGGTTCGTGGTTTGAAAAAACCTCAGGTGTTCCGGTGGCGCTTATCAACGAAAAAAACGGTCTTCTTGCCGGAGAGGGTTTGGAGGGTGATGATCGGGATCTTTACACCCTGGCCTTAAGGTATCAGCAGTTTCTGGATGCCCACGGGCTCTTTGAGCCCGCCTGGGAAAAGCCGCCCTTTGAGGATACAGGAAAAAAATGTTTTATTTTTTTCCCCGAGTCTCTGATGGACTACAGCGAATATGCGGAGCTGCTGGAAAATACCGGTCATGTTACGCCGGTACGGGTCTCTGCGGGAAGTACCTATGCCGGCGTGGTAGATAAGCCTTACAATACTTTTTTTTACACTAATTCCCGGAGGGAGATAAGCGAGGCTGCCCTGTATATCCGGGGTTTACACGAAAAGCAGGGGGTGCCCTTTGAATCAATCGTGGTCAGTATCCCGGATACAGAAAACTACGAACCCTATGTGCTCCGGGAATTTACCAATCGCAACATTCCTTTTGTGCGCCGGGCAGGGAAACCTCTGGCTTCCTATGCTGCGGGACAGCTCTTTGCTACTCTTTCGGATTGCGCTTCTCGGGATTTCCCTTTTGATGCAATAGCAGGGCTTCTGCTGAATAGGCATCTTCCCTGGAAAGATAATGAAGTAATCAATCAACTTATTAATTTTGGAATCAGGAATAACTGTATTACTTCTTGGAAAGAGGCCGATGACAAGGGAACCGGACAAACAGAAATTCATGTATGGGAGGATGCCTTTAAGTCTCCCATGGGGAACAGGGAAGAGCGCGCCCGCTTGTTTTATGAAAGCCTCAAAGGGAGTGTGGAAAAACTATGCTCTGCCGTTTCTTTTGCTGATCTACGGAACCGGTACTTTGTTTTCCGGGAAAAATTTCTTAACATGGATGAATGTCTTCCGGAAACTGATTTAATTCTTTCCCGTTGCGTATCGGAATTATTATCCCTGATAGAAATTGAGAAATCATTTCCTGATATTATAATCCCCGATCCCTATACATTTTTTGTTGAATATCTCCAGGAAAAAAACTACCTTCCCCAGCAGTATTCCGCCGGGGTAACCATCCTTCCTTACAGAACTGCTGCGCCGGTGCCCTTTGGGTGCCACATCATTCTTGGATCAACCCAGGACAACCTTTCGACGGTCTTTTCGCGGCTTGGATTCCTGTCCAGGGCAAAGCGGGAGGAACTCGGCCTGAAAGACGATGATGCCTCTGAAGCCTTTATCAACCTGCATAAACTGAATTCCAGTCTCCCCGCAGTTTTCTTCTGCGCCCAGGAAACTTTTGCAGGGTATGCCATCCCCCACAGCCGTCTCAATGTTACTGAAAAGCCCCGTATGCGGTATGGTGAAGGTAGTTCTGATCAAACAGATACGCCGGCTGGTATCTTTGAGGCGGACCTCTTTGACGCCGAGCGGGAATTTTACCTAGCCCTGCAAACTGCTGCTTCTCCGGCTTTCCCGCACAGTATTCATCAGGGACAGAGCTGTGGGTTTAATGCCTGGGCAGAGCGGAGAAGTCAGGACGGTACAGTTGATGAAAAGAGATGGAAAGCGGACCAGGCGCTTCTTGATTTAATCGGGGAGCGTTACTGTTACAGTGAAGAATTTCCCGGAAAATTCAGCGTGTCCGCCTCATCCCTGGAGCCATACTATAACTGCGCTCTGGTATGGCTTTTTCAGAGGGTTCTCAACCTTGAAAATATCCGCATTGAAACAAGCCTGATGGCAGAAAACATTATGGGTTCCGTGTATCATGCAATACTGAATTGTTTTTTTGAAGCGGTAAAAAAAGATGGGAGCATACTTTCCCGGCTTCAAAACGGTTTCCTTCCCCATGATTATAGTACCCTGCTTACAAAATGTATTCAAACCATATTTGACGGACTTCCCGCACTGCTGCCCCGTAAGAAGCCTGAGATGAGCGCCCTTACGGTCCGGTTGATCCGTGCCGGAAAAAAAAGTGTTGGGGAAAATCTTGAGCGGCTGCTTACAGCCTTTCTTAGTTTTTTTTCCGGATACCGTATTATAGGGAGTGAAACTTCCTGGAAATCTGATAAAGGATCCTACTATCTCAATGGTACTGTGGATTGTATGCTTGAAGCCCCCCTGAAAAATACGGAAACCAGGGGCACGGTAATTGTGGATTTTAAGCTGTTTTATATGCCGGATCGGAACGCCTGTACCGCAAAGGAAGATGATGGGCTTACGAATTTTCAGCTTCCTCTGTATATGACCCTGGCAGAAGACAAGGGCGGAAAGCCTGTAGATACGGCGCTTTTTTTTAGCATTGTGAAGGCTGCGCCCCAGGTACTGTTCGGTGTGATTGAAAACAGCGAAACCGGCGATTCCCTGCCCAAAGCAGAGGGCCGGATTCTGCGGACTGGTGCAGCTGAAGACCAGTTCCGGCTAATAATGGATGAATTTCGGGAAAAGGCGGATCGATACGCTGCGGAAATCAGTACCGGTAATTTTTCTACTTTCAGTAACAGCTTTAGAAAATGCGTCGGATGTTCTTATCAGCCTGTTTGCCGTACAAGTTATGCGGTAGACAGGGAGTCAAATCTACTGAAATGGAGCGCAGCCGGTGGGTGATAAGAGAACGATTCCGGAACTGAATGCAGAACAGCAGGCCGCCGCCTATTGTAAAGAAAACGCGGTGGTTGCCGCCGGCGCCGGGTCAGGGAAGACTTCGGTACTCGCG from Treponema primitia ZAS-2 includes:
- a CDS encoding MFS transporter, with the translated sequence MPAALSPYRLGKARDQYNVFNFFNALSYALIAGNIITLFAMRLNASSTMIGLLNALVYISYFFLPLGKSLCKIFPIVKIYSITWMLRSVSIIPLLFVPFMEAAGRHSAALSLTILGVSLFHFFRGIGLIANNPVLDELAVGPDRGSYMTLIQIINNAVAMFASFALAMLLGRNPSLGLYALIMAAGIVGGVFSGIKLQKIPEPPKESKKTVGGLWTVTRNAFSKPAFRNFMILFLLVALVSAIARIFIVVYAREVFSQGDGMVSLYTVFGGLGALMMGTIIKFLVDRIGAKPLYLTCIIVGFISLLPAVFFPLGAVDNPFSVIPYLSFLFFMVNFGFVGAEGIAQTYFLTLIPAEEMLDLGILYFFIFGIAGAGGSFLAGLFLDTFTLLGLSVFLTFKVLFVLLLIILAVVFYFQKKLVSLGSLPLKGALEIMFSYRDLRAITLLDKLKKSEDSEEEEILLEALYDSPSKLALAGLLEKAKSPRLATRSDAIRAMGAMENLGEDGEQALMADLVNNPYTTAYLSARILGNHGYFSAIPVLQELAVSKDYMLAGEAMIALAKLRDEAFRPQIERIIFKTKNPRLKMMGVEALGLYGSPTSLTTLLDTLRVTDPPPYLRDEVILAMASILDIQNKFYPLLVHLLEDLSRAPILAIDEAEIAFEAYMAEQKGQRASQQDKRLFNTKQAKALQPAVGAYMNESRGAPLSRWILELPDEQIHELIRIVLSELVLDDEFNSYERLKLLISHWAAHQLRLLARDKTPPPTALPFALE
- a CDS encoding DUF1638 domain-containing protein; this encodes MGAEKGKRYKLIACEIFRTEVETLVPQCGNHVDVEILPIGLHSIGKEKMSAELQTALDRVDVSRYDAVLLLYGMCSYGTCGLRSPLPMVITKAHDCITLFMGSRSFYKEYFDAHPGTFYATSNIMNSDLSLDRIAVKYDEQVASFKEKYDGEDLEYLLETLSDPLKDYSRIAYVNNGVGNIEDGMKKTAAFAESRSWTFDEVAGNTSLIERLLAGDWDENVFLVVPPGKTPGPSYEEDVLHTV
- a CDS encoding PD-(D/E)XK nuclease family protein; protein product: MSAETQYNHVESILLKNIDDPTALFVFPTDIAVSHWVDQLLTLRGGGTVAMDQFTAWDTFKQESIRAQKQDKKSVPAVLRKIFVSRLIQENSELYRAGGAPLFTFLIPPEYAYAGASFVSWFTRILPQLGSWFEKTSGVPVALINEKNGLLAGEGLEGDDRDLYTLALRYQQFLDAHGLFEPAWEKPPFEDTGKKCFIFFPESLMDYSEYAELLENTGHVTPVRVSAGSTYAGVVDKPYNTFFYTNSRREISEAALYIRGLHEKQGVPFESIVVSIPDTENYEPYVLREFTNRNIPFVRRAGKPLASYAAGQLFATLSDCASRDFPFDAIAGLLLNRHLPWKDNEVINQLINFGIRNNCITSWKEADDKGTGQTEIHVWEDAFKSPMGNREERARLFYESLKGSVEKLCSAVSFADLRNRYFVFREKFLNMDECLPETDLILSRCVSELLSLIEIEKSFPDIIIPDPYTFFVEYLQEKNYLPQQYSAGVTILPYRTAAPVPFGCHIILGSTQDNLSTVFSRLGFLSRAKREELGLKDDDASEAFINLHKLNSSLPAVFFCAQETFAGYAIPHSRLNVTEKPRMRYGEGSSDQTDTPAGIFEADLFDAEREFYLALQTAASPAFPHSIHQGQSCGFNAWAERRSQDGTVDEKRWKADQALLDLIGERYCYSEEFPGKFSVSASSLEPYYNCALVWLFQRVLNLENIRIETSLMAENIMGSVYHAILNCFFEAVKKDGSILSRLQNGFLPHDYSTLLTKCIQTIFDGLPALLPRKKPEMSALTVRLIRAGKKSVGENLERLLTAFLSFFSGYRIIGSETSWKSDKGSYYLNGTVDCMLEAPLKNTETRGTVIVDFKLFYMPDRNACTAKEDDGLTNFQLPLYMTLAEDKGGKPVDTALFFSIVKAAPQVLFGVIENSETGDSLPKAEGRILRTGAAEDQFRLIMDEFREKADRYAAEISTGNFSTFSNSFRKCVGCSYQPVCRTSYAVDRESNLLKWSAAGG